The following proteins are co-located in the Mesorhizobium sp. M1E.F.Ca.ET.045.02.1.1 genome:
- the glgB gene encoding 1,4-alpha-glucan branching protein GlgB yields MRKPRATAATSGPDGLAQAGDVAAIVAGTHGDPFAVLGVHEADKGFVARCFVPNAEFVTAYTLTGKEVGQLIRSNDAGFFEGRLSIRKRQPLRYHARNAGGDWWLTDPYSFGPVLGPMDDYYMAEGSHLRLFDKLGAHIIEHEGATGVHFAVWAPNARRVSVVGAFNDWDGRRHTMRDRKDTGIWELFIPDLRAGQPYKFEIIGPDGVRLPLKADPFAFESEMRPATASVTAPPMAHQWGDEAHHKFWQDVDPRREAISIYEVHAGSWQRRDDGTFLTWDELAARLIPYVVDAGFTHIEFLPVSEHPYDPSWGYQTTGLYAPTARFGDPDGFARFVDGAHRAGVGVILDWVPAHFPVDEHGLVQFDGTALYEHADPRQGFHPDWNTAIYNFGRREVVSFLVNNALFWAEKYHVDGLRVDAVASMLYLDYSRKAGEWIPNEKGGRENLQAVSFLQKMNKELYGHHPGVMTIAEESTSWPKVSRPVHEGGLGFGFKWNMGFMHDTLEYLSKEPIFRKHHHNDITFGLTYAFSENFVLPLSHDEVVHGKGTLLHKMAGDDWQKFATLRAYYAFMWGYPGKKLLFMGQEFAQRREWSEARALDWNLLDYAPHRGVWQVVRDLNYLYRSRPALHARDCEPEGFSWLIVDDRDNSVFAWLRSAPDGNPIAVISNFTPVPRENYRVPLPKAGEWREIMNTDAAVYGGSGMGNGGRVAASGEGGGTSATMLLPPLSTIMLEFVAD; encoded by the coding sequence ATGAGGAAGCCGCGCGCGACCGCTGCGACAAGCGGGCCGGACGGACTGGCGCAAGCCGGCGATGTCGCGGCGATTGTCGCCGGAACGCATGGCGATCCTTTTGCGGTTCTGGGCGTGCATGAGGCCGACAAGGGTTTCGTCGCCCGCTGCTTTGTGCCCAACGCCGAATTCGTCACCGCCTATACGCTGACCGGCAAGGAAGTCGGGCAACTCATACGCAGCAACGATGCCGGCTTCTTCGAGGGCAGGCTTTCGATCCGCAAGCGTCAGCCGCTGCGCTATCACGCGAGAAATGCCGGCGGCGACTGGTGGCTGACCGACCCCTATTCCTTCGGCCCGGTGCTGGGACCGATGGACGATTACTACATGGCCGAGGGCTCGCACCTGAGGCTCTTCGACAAGCTCGGCGCCCATATCATCGAGCATGAGGGCGCGACCGGCGTGCATTTCGCCGTTTGGGCGCCGAATGCCAGGCGCGTCTCGGTGGTTGGCGCCTTCAACGACTGGGACGGCCGCCGGCACACCATGCGCGACCGCAAGGACACCGGCATCTGGGAGCTGTTCATTCCCGATCTCCGCGCCGGCCAGCCCTACAAGTTCGAGATCATCGGCCCCGACGGCGTCAGACTGCCGCTCAAGGCCGATCCCTTCGCCTTCGAATCCGAGATGCGTCCGGCGACTGCGTCGGTGACGGCGCCGCCGATGGCGCATCAATGGGGCGACGAAGCGCACCACAAATTCTGGCAAGACGTCGATCCGAGACGTGAGGCGATCTCGATCTACGAGGTCCATGCAGGCTCTTGGCAGCGTCGCGACGACGGCACGTTCCTCACCTGGGACGAACTCGCCGCGCGGCTGATCCCTTATGTGGTGGACGCCGGCTTCACCCATATCGAGTTCCTGCCTGTCTCCGAGCATCCTTATGACCCGTCCTGGGGCTACCAGACGACCGGGCTCTATGCGCCGACTGCCCGCTTCGGTGATCCCGACGGCTTTGCCCGCTTCGTCGACGGCGCCCACCGCGCCGGCGTCGGCGTGATCCTCGACTGGGTGCCGGCACATTTCCCGGTCGACGAGCACGGGCTGGTTCAATTCGACGGCACCGCGCTCTACGAGCATGCCGATCCGCGCCAGGGCTTCCATCCCGACTGGAACACCGCGATCTACAATTTCGGCCGCCGCGAGGTGGTGTCGTTCCTCGTCAACAATGCGCTGTTCTGGGCCGAAAAATACCATGTCGACGGCCTGCGCGTCGACGCCGTCGCCTCGATGCTCTACCTCGACTATTCGCGCAAGGCGGGCGAGTGGATCCCCAACGAGAAGGGCGGGCGCGAGAACCTGCAGGCCGTCAGCTTCCTGCAAAAGATGAACAAGGAGCTTTACGGCCATCATCCCGGCGTGATGACGATCGCCGAGGAATCGACCTCATGGCCGAAAGTTTCGCGCCCCGTGCATGAGGGCGGGCTCGGCTTCGGTTTCAAGTGGAACATGGGCTTCATGCACGACACGCTGGAGTATCTCTCCAAGGAGCCCATCTTCCGCAAGCACCATCACAACGACATCACCTTCGGCCTGACCTACGCTTTCTCGGAAAATTTCGTGCTGCCGCTCTCCCATGACGAGGTCGTGCACGGCAAGGGCACGCTGCTTCACAAGATGGCCGGCGACGACTGGCAGAAATTCGCCACGCTGCGCGCCTACTACGCCTTCATGTGGGGCTATCCCGGCAAGAAGCTTCTGTTCATGGGGCAGGAGTTCGCCCAGCGCCGCGAGTGGAGCGAGGCGCGCGCGCTCGACTGGAACCTGCTCGACTATGCTCCGCATCGCGGCGTCTGGCAGGTGGTGCGGGACCTGAACTACCTCTACCGCTCGCGCCCGGCGCTGCATGCGCGCGACTGCGAGCCGGAAGGCTTCTCCTGGCTGATCGTCGATGATCGCGACAATTCGGTCTTTGCCTGGCTGCGCAGCGCGCCGGACGGCAACCCGATCGCTGTCATCTCCAATTTCACGCCGGTGCCGCGCGAGAACTATCGCGTGCCGCTGCCGAAGGCGGGCGAGTGGCGCGAGATCATGAACACTGACGCAGCCGTTTATGGCGGCTCCGGCATGGGCAATGGCGGCAGGGTCGCAGCCAGCGGGGAAGGGGGTGGCACGTCGGCGACGATGCTGTTGCCGCCGCTCTCGACGATCATGCTGGAATTCGTCGCGGACTGA
- a CDS encoding glycogen/starch/alpha-glucan phosphorylase, translating to MTPAMTIEAPALDHPDPKTLAEEVLMSLKYRLGKDTTVATPHDWLTASIKVVRDRIVDHWIQATKEAYDQQEKRVYYLSLEFLIGRLMRDAFSNLDLMENMREALASLGVDLDLIAGLEPDAALGNGGLGRLAACFMESMATVDIPAHGYGIRYANGMFRQEIHDGWQVELPETWLDHGNPWEFERRERSFEVGFGGSVESITSKDGRLERHVWKPTEHVLAVAYDTPVAGWRARRVNTLRLWSGMPIDPILLDKFNAGDHIGALAESNKADALSRVLYPADSHKAGQELRLRQEYFFSTASLQDIIQRHLSQYGDLKSLPDKAAIHLNDTHPAIAVAELMRLLMDVHGVDFDLAWDVTKRTFAYTNHTLLPEALESWPVPLFERLLPRHMQIVYAINAQVLLEARATSQFSGEQIARISLIQENGDRRVRMGNLAFVGSHSINGVSALHTELMKETVFADLHKLYPDRINNKTNGITPRRWLIQCNPGLTALAREAIGDRFMDDIEAIKDLDPLADDAAFREKFAAVKRQNKARLANLVADRLGIRLDPSALFDIQVKRIHEYKRQLLNILEAIALYDQIRSHPEREWMPRVKFFGGKAAPSYHNAKLIIKLANDVARVINGDPSVRGLLKMVFMPNYNVSLAEVMMPAADLSEQISTAGMEASGTGNMKFALNGALTIGTLDGANVEIKEHVGDDNIFIFGLTTAEVADRRANGYDPRGVIEASPELSQAVSAISSGVFSPDDPNRYRDLMNGLYQGDWFMVAADFDSYAACQREVDAVWRNSPDWYARAIRNVARVGWFSSDRTIRQYAKEIWNVPV from the coding sequence ATGACACCCGCCATGACGATCGAAGCTCCCGCTCTCGACCATCCCGACCCCAAGACGCTCGCCGAAGAAGTCTTGATGTCGCTCAAATACCGGCTCGGCAAGGACACCACGGTTGCCACGCCCCATGACTGGCTCACCGCCTCGATCAAGGTCGTGCGCGACCGCATCGTCGATCACTGGATCCAGGCGACCAAGGAAGCCTACGACCAGCAGGAAAAGCGCGTTTATTACCTCTCGCTCGAATTCCTGATCGGGCGCCTGATGCGCGACGCCTTCTCCAATCTCGACCTGATGGAGAACATGCGCGAGGCGCTCGCCTCGCTTGGCGTCGACCTCGACCTCATCGCCGGGCTCGAGCCGGATGCTGCGCTCGGCAATGGCGGCCTCGGCCGGCTCGCCGCCTGCTTCATGGAAAGCATGGCGACCGTCGATATCCCGGCGCACGGCTACGGCATCCGCTACGCCAACGGCATGTTCCGCCAGGAGATCCACGACGGCTGGCAGGTCGAATTGCCGGAAACCTGGCTCGACCACGGCAATCCATGGGAGTTCGAGCGGCGCGAGCGCTCCTTCGAGGTCGGCTTCGGCGGTTCGGTGGAATCGATCACTTCCAAGGACGGCCGGCTGGAGCGCCATGTCTGGAAGCCGACCGAGCATGTGCTGGCCGTCGCCTATGACACACCGGTCGCCGGCTGGCGTGCCAGGCGCGTCAACACGCTGCGCCTGTGGTCGGGCATGCCGATCGACCCCATCCTGCTCGACAAGTTCAACGCCGGCGACCACATCGGTGCGCTCGCCGAAAGCAACAAGGCCGACGCGCTGTCGCGCGTGCTCTATCCCGCCGATTCCCACAAGGCCGGCCAAGAGCTCAGGCTGAGACAGGAGTATTTCTTCTCGACAGCCTCGCTGCAGGACATCATCCAGCGGCATCTCAGCCAGTATGGCGACCTAAAATCGCTACCCGACAAGGCCGCGATCCATTTGAATGATACCCATCCGGCGATTGCCGTGGCGGAGCTGATGCGGCTTCTGATGGACGTCCATGGCGTGGACTTCGACCTTGCCTGGGACGTCACCAAGCGCACCTTCGCCTACACCAACCACACGCTGCTGCCGGAGGCGCTGGAAAGCTGGCCGGTGCCGCTCTTCGAGCGCCTGCTGCCGCGCCATATGCAGATCGTCTACGCCATCAACGCGCAGGTGCTGCTCGAGGCTCGCGCCACCAGCCAGTTCTCGGGCGAGCAGATCGCCCGCATCTCGCTGATCCAGGAAAACGGCGACCGCCGGGTGCGCATGGGCAATCTCGCCTTCGTCGGCTCGCATTCGATCAACGGCGTCTCTGCCCTCCACACCGAGCTGATGAAGGAGACGGTGTTCGCCGATCTCCACAAGCTCTACCCGGACCGCATCAACAACAAGACCAACGGCATCACGCCGCGGCGCTGGCTGATCCAGTGCAATCCCGGCCTGACCGCGCTTGCGCGCGAGGCGATCGGCGACCGTTTCATGGACGACATCGAGGCGATCAAGGATCTCGATCCTCTCGCCGACGATGCCGCCTTCCGCGAGAAGTTCGCCGCCGTGAAGCGGCAGAACAAGGCGAGGCTCGCGAACCTCGTCGCCGACCGGCTGGGCATCAGGCTCGATCCGTCGGCGCTGTTCGACATCCAGGTCAAGCGCATCCACGAATACAAGCGTCAGCTTCTCAACATCCTGGAGGCGATCGCGCTTTACGACCAGATCCGCTCGCATCCGGAGCGGGAGTGGATGCCGCGGGTGAAATTCTTCGGCGGCAAGGCGGCGCCCAGCTACCACAACGCCAAGCTGATCATCAAACTGGCCAACGACGTCGCCAGGGTCATCAACGGCGATCCCTCGGTGCGCGGCCTGCTGAAAATGGTGTTCATGCCGAACTACAATGTCAGCCTGGCCGAGGTGATGATGCCGGCCGCCGATCTTTCCGAGCAGATATCGACCGCCGGCATGGAGGCCTCCGGCACCGGCAACATGAAGTTCGCGCTGAACGGCGCGCTGACCATAGGCACGCTCGACGGCGCCAATGTCGAGATCAAGGAGCATGTCGGCGACGACAACATTTTCATCTTCGGCCTCACCACCGCCGAGGTCGCCGACCGGCGCGCCAACGGCTACGATCCGCGTGGCGTGATCGAGGCTTCGCCGGAGCTGTCGCAGGCGGTGTCGGCGATCTCGTCCGGCGTCTTCTCGCCCGACGATCCCAACCGCTACCGCGATCTCATGAATGGCCTCTATCAGGGCGACTGGTTCATGGTTGCGGCCGATTTCGATTCCTATGCAGCCTGCCAGCGCGAGGTCGACGCCGTGTGGCGCAACAGTCCCGACTGGTACGCGCGCGCCATCCGCAACGTCGCCCGCGTCGGCTGGTTCTCGTCCGATCGAACCATCCGCCAATATGCGAAAGAAATCTGGAACGTACCTGTCTGA
- a CDS encoding ATP-binding cassette domain-containing protein gives MTEKAVLTARGLTKRYGRVTALNNCDFDLYPGEILAVIGDNGAGKSTLIKAISGAVHADEGVIELDGKQVQFKSPIEAREAGIETVYQNLALSPALSIADNMFLGREIRKPGPLGSWFRMLDRPAMEKRARDKLTELGLMTIQNISQAVETLSGGQRQGVAVARAAAFGSKVVIMDEPTAALGVKESRRVLELILDVKKRGLPIVLISHNMPHVFEVADRIHIHRLGRRLCVVDPKQISMSDAVALMTGAKKPPEDALAA, from the coding sequence ATGACTGAGAAGGCTGTCCTCACCGCGCGCGGTCTCACCAAGCGCTATGGCCGCGTGACCGCGCTCAACAACTGCGACTTCGATCTCTACCCCGGCGAAATCCTGGCGGTGATCGGCGACAACGGCGCCGGCAAGTCGACGCTGATCAAGGCGATCTCTGGCGCCGTGCATGCCGACGAGGGGGTGATCGAGTTGGACGGCAAGCAGGTCCAATTCAAATCGCCCATCGAAGCCCGCGAGGCGGGCATCGAGACCGTCTATCAGAACCTCGCGCTGTCGCCGGCGCTGTCTATCGCCGACAACATGTTTCTCGGCCGCGAGATCCGCAAGCCCGGGCCGCTCGGCAGCTGGTTCCGCATGCTCGACCGTCCGGCGATGGAGAAGCGCGCCCGCGACAAGCTGACCGAGCTCGGCCTGATGACCATCCAGAACATCAGCCAGGCAGTGGAAACGCTCTCGGGCGGTCAGCGCCAGGGCGTCGCGGTGGCGCGCGCCGCCGCTTTCGGCTCGAAAGTGGTGATCATGGACGAGCCGACGGCAGCACTTGGCGTCAAGGAAAGCCGCCGCGTGCTGGAGCTGATCCTCGACGTCAAGAAGCGCGGTCTGCCCATCGTGCTCATCTCGCACAACATGCCGCATGTCTTCGAGGTGGCCGATCGCATCCACATCCACCGGCTTGGACGGCGTCTCTGCGTCGTCGATCCCAAGCAGATTTCCATGTCGGATGCGGTCGCGCTCATGACCGGCGCCAAGAAGCCGCCGGAAGACGCGCTAGCGGCCTGA
- a CDS encoding ABC transporter permease, translating to MSQMQEFEKVLTGSDSSVAAFEEHGKSFVKRAQHFLHSTPAAVPLIVLVLSIIIFGIAIGGRFFSSYTLTLILQQIAIVGILGAAQTLVILTAGIDLSIGVIMVISAVIMGNCALTYGMPTLLAVIVGLAAGSACGLLNGLLVAYMKLPPFIVTLGTWNIVMATNFIYSANETIRDADVDAQAPLLHFFALSFRVGSAVLTAGVIAMVLLVMLLWYVLNHTAWGRHVYAVGDDPEAAKLSGIQTKKVLMAVYTLAGLIAAFAAWVSIGRNGSISPSAAVTDYNLQAITATVIGGISLFGGRGSILGTLFGAMIVGVVSMGLNMLGADPQWKVLLTGVLIIGAVAIDQWIRKVSV from the coding sequence ATGTCTCAGATGCAGGAATTCGAAAAGGTGCTCACCGGCAGCGACAGCAGCGTCGCAGCCTTCGAGGAGCACGGCAAGTCGTTCGTCAAGCGCGCCCAGCATTTTTTGCATTCCACGCCGGCGGCGGTCCCGCTGATCGTGCTGGTGCTGTCAATCATCATTTTCGGTATCGCGATCGGCGGACGTTTCTTTTCGTCCTACACGCTGACGCTGATCCTGCAGCAGATCGCCATCGTCGGTATTCTGGGCGCTGCCCAGACATTGGTCATCCTGACCGCCGGCATCGATCTCTCGATTGGCGTCATCATGGTGATTTCGGCCGTGATCATGGGCAACTGCGCTCTCACTTACGGGATGCCGACCCTTCTCGCGGTGATCGTTGGGCTTGCCGCCGGCAGCGCCTGTGGCCTGCTCAACGGTCTGCTGGTCGCCTACATGAAGCTGCCGCCCTTCATCGTCACGCTCGGCACCTGGAATATCGTCATGGCGACGAATTTCATCTATTCGGCCAATGAGACGATCCGCGACGCCGACGTCGATGCCCAGGCGCCGCTGCTGCACTTCTTCGCCCTGAGCTTCAGGGTCGGTTCCGCCGTGCTGACGGCCGGCGTCATCGCGATGGTCCTGCTGGTGATGCTGCTCTGGTACGTGCTCAACCACACCGCCTGGGGTCGCCACGTCTATGCCGTCGGCGACGATCCGGAAGCGGCCAAGCTCTCCGGCATCCAGACCAAGAAGGTGCTGATGGCCGTCTATACGCTTGCCGGCCTGATCGCCGCCTTCGCGGCCTGGGTCTCGATCGGCCGCAACGGTTCGATTTCGCCGTCCGCCGCCGTCACCGACTACAATCTGCAGGCGATCACCGCGACGGTGATCGGCGGCATCTCGCTCTTCGGCGGCCGCGGCTCGATCCTCGGCACGCTGTTCGGTGCCATGATCGTCGGTGTCGTCTCGATGGGTCTCAACATGCTCGGTGCCGATCCGCAATGGAAGGTGCTGCTCACCGGTGTCCTGATCATCGGCGCCGTCGCGATCGACCAGTGGATCAGAAAGGTTTCGGTGTAA
- a CDS encoding sugar ABC transporter substrate-binding protein: MAFASSASAAGVGACLITKTDTNPFFVKMKEGATAKAKELGVDLKTYAGKIDGDSESQVAAIESCIADGAKGILITASDTKGIVPTVKKARDAGLLVIALDTPLDPIDAADATFATDNLEAGKLIGAWAAATLGDKAKDAKIGFLDLTPSQPTVDVLRDQGFMMGYGIDVKDPNKIGDEDDPRIVGHDVTNGNEEGGRKAMENLLQKDNTINVIHTINEPAAVGAYQALKAVGLEKQVLIVSVDGGCPGVKSVTEGVIGATSQQYPLQMAALGIEAIAAYAKDGTKPKPTEGKNFFDTGVNLVTDKPANGVKSIDTKEGLAKCWG, encoded by the coding sequence ATGGCGTTCGCCTCGTCCGCATCGGCCGCGGGCGTCGGCGCCTGCCTTATCACCAAGACCGACACCAACCCCTTCTTCGTCAAGATGAAGGAGGGCGCGACAGCCAAGGCCAAGGAACTCGGCGTCGATCTTAAGACCTATGCCGGCAAGATCGACGGCGACAGCGAGAGCCAGGTCGCGGCGATCGAAAGCTGCATCGCCGACGGCGCCAAGGGCATCCTGATCACCGCTTCCGACACCAAGGGTATCGTGCCGACGGTCAAGAAGGCGCGCGACGCCGGCCTGCTGGTGATCGCGCTCGACACGCCGCTCGACCCGATCGACGCCGCCGACGCGACCTTCGCCACCGACAATCTGGAGGCCGGCAAGCTGATCGGCGCCTGGGCCGCCGCCACGCTCGGCGACAAGGCCAAGGACGCCAAGATCGGCTTCCTCGACCTCACCCCCTCGCAGCCGACCGTCGACGTACTGCGCGACCAGGGCTTCATGATGGGCTACGGCATCGACGTGAAGGACCCGAACAAGATCGGCGACGAGGACGATCCGCGCATCGTCGGTCATGATGTCACCAACGGCAACGAGGAAGGCGGCCGCAAGGCGATGGAGAACCTTCTGCAGAAGGACAACACCATCAACGTCATCCACACCATCAACGAGCCCGCCGCTGTCGGCGCCTACCAGGCACTCAAGGCCGTCGGTCTCGAAAAGCAGGTGCTGATCGTCTCGGTCGATGGCGGCTGCCCCGGCGTGAAGTCGGTGACCGAAGGCGTGATCGGCGCCACCTCGCAGCAATATCCGCTGCAGATGGCGGCGCTCGGCATCGAGGCGATCGCCGCCTATGCCAAGGACGGCACCAAGCCGAAGCCGACCGAAGGCAAGAACTTCTTCGACACCGGCGTCAATCTCGTGACGGACAAGCCGGCCAACGGCGTGAAGTCCATCGACACCAAGGAAGGCCTGGCCAAGTGCTGGGGCTGA
- a CDS encoding ROK family transcriptional regulator: METGIARHGSPEALGSRLHRGTNQSGMRDHNERLVLSLVRQHGSLAKSDIARMTGLSAQTVSVIMRELEEDKLLLRQAPLRGKIGQPSIPMALNPEGAFFIGLKIGRRSAELVLIDFLGNVRSMLRNSYRYPAPRETVEFVSAGIKKMRGELTPAQDKRIAGLGIAMPFELWSWADTAGAPREIMDEWRHRDIRSDIQSQCDFPVYLQNDATSACGAELVFGQAVGARDFVYFYIGAFAGGGIVLNGRLFGGPTGNAGALGSMPVPGPDGKPTQLIDVASIAMLEKALNAKGIDGSHLWTSPQEWGDIGAELDQWIASASQALAYAIVAASAVIDFEAAVIDGWMPLGVRRRLVDAVTDAIAGIDAEGLKLPVVREGTVGIHARALGGASLPLSERFLIGPTSISRSA; encoded by the coding sequence GTGGAGACCGGCATTGCGAGGCACGGTTCGCCCGAGGCTCTGGGGAGCCGCCTGCATCGCGGCACCAACCAGAGCGGTATGCGCGACCACAATGAACGGCTCGTGCTGTCGCTGGTGCGCCAGCATGGCAGCCTCGCCAAATCCGACATCGCGCGCATGACCGGGCTGTCGGCCCAGACGGTGTCGGTCATCATGCGCGAGCTCGAAGAGGACAAGCTGCTCCTTCGCCAGGCGCCCTTGCGGGGCAAGATCGGCCAGCCGTCGATCCCGATGGCGCTCAATCCGGAGGGCGCCTTCTTCATCGGGCTCAAGATCGGCCGCCGCAGCGCCGAGCTGGTGCTGATCGACTTCCTCGGCAATGTGCGCTCGATGCTGCGGAATTCCTATCGCTATCCCGCGCCGCGCGAGACGGTCGAGTTTGTCAGCGCCGGCATCAAAAAAATGCGCGGAGAACTGACGCCGGCGCAGGACAAGCGCATTGCCGGCCTCGGCATCGCCATGCCGTTCGAACTTTGGAGTTGGGCCGACACCGCAGGCGCGCCACGCGAGATCATGGACGAATGGCGCCATCGTGACATCCGCTCCGACATCCAGTCGCAATGCGACTTTCCGGTCTATCTGCAGAACGACGCCACCTCCGCTTGCGGGGCAGAGCTCGTCTTCGGCCAAGCGGTAGGCGCGCGCGATTTCGTGTATTTCTATATCGGCGCCTTTGCCGGCGGCGGCATCGTGCTCAACGGCCGCCTGTTCGGCGGTCCGACCGGAAACGCTGGCGCGCTGGGCTCCATGCCGGTGCCGGGGCCGGACGGCAAGCCGACGCAGCTCATCGACGTCGCCTCGATCGCCATGCTGGAAAAGGCGCTCAACGCGAAGGGCATAGACGGCTCGCATCTTTGGACTTCGCCGCAGGAATGGGGCGATATCGGCGCCGAGCTTGACCAATGGATCGCCAGTGCTTCGCAAGCGCTGGCCTATGCCATCGTTGCGGCATCCGCGGTCATCGATTTCGAAGCGGCGGTTATCGACGGCTGGATGCCGCTCGGCGTGCGGCGGCGGCTCGTCGATGCGGTCACGGATGCTATCGCCGGCATCGACGCCGAGGGACTGAAGCTGCCCGTCGTGCGCGAAGGAACCGTGGGCATCCATGCGCGGGCGCTGGGCGGCGCCAGCCTGCCGCTTTCCGAACGTTTCCTGATCGGGCCAACCTCTATCTCCAGGAGCGCCTGA
- a CDS encoding RbsD/FucU domain-containing protein — protein MLIGIPSLLGPQLLATLRAMGHGDEIAIVDGNYPAEEQARRLIRADGHHIIPVIDAILSVLPVDETVPEALFRASVRGDPALADPVHHEMEVVCAERAPGRKVIALAGADFYARVKAAHAIVATSEPRFYANIIIRKGVIHPPETKTQ, from the coding sequence ATGCTGATCGGCATCCCGTCGCTGCTCGGCCCGCAGCTTCTGGCGACGCTCAGGGCCATGGGCCATGGCGACGAGATCGCTATCGTCGACGGCAACTATCCCGCCGAGGAACAGGCGCGCAGGCTGATCCGCGCCGACGGCCATCACATCATTCCGGTGATCGATGCGATCCTCAGCGTGCTGCCGGTGGACGAAACAGTGCCGGAGGCGCTGTTCCGCGCCTCGGTCAGGGGCGATCCGGCGCTCGCCGATCCGGTGCATCACGAGATGGAAGTGGTCTGCGCGGAACGCGCACCGGGCCGCAAGGTGATTGCGCTGGCCGGCGCCGACTTCTATGCACGCGTCAAGGCCGCGCACGCCATCGTCGCGACCAGCGAACCCAGGTTCTACGCCAACATCATCATCCGCAAGGGCGTGATCCATCCGCCGGAGACAAAAACGCAATGA
- a CDS encoding carbohydrate kinase, translated as MILCCGEALIDMLPRTTTEGEAAFAPYVGGAVFNTAIALGRLGAPAGFFSGLSSDLFGGQFREALGASKVSSTYAHTSARPTTLAFVRLTNGQATYTFYDENTAGRMLTVEDLPKLGAEIEAMLFGAISLISEPAGSAYEEFMRREHDSRVMMLDPNIRPNFIPDKAKHLRRIREMMAMADIVKLSDEDLNWFDEAGSHEDVVRNWLDRGPSLIVVTHGSEGAVGYSKEHKVTVVPQKVKVVDTVGAGDTFNAGILASLHEQGLLTKAAIGSLSEDAIRKALELGSKAAAVTVSRAGANPPWRHEIA; from the coding sequence ATGATCCTCTGCTGTGGCGAAGCCCTGATCGACATGCTGCCGCGCACCACGACGGAAGGCGAAGCGGCCTTCGCGCCTTATGTCGGCGGCGCCGTTTTCAACACGGCGATCGCGCTCGGACGCCTGGGCGCCCCGGCAGGGTTCTTTTCCGGCCTCTCCTCCGACCTGTTCGGCGGCCAGTTCCGCGAGGCGCTCGGCGCAAGCAAGGTGAGTTCCACCTACGCGCACACCTCGGCGAGACCGACAACGCTTGCCTTCGTGCGGCTCACCAACGGCCAGGCGACCTACACATTCTACGACGAGAACACCGCCGGGCGTATGCTCACCGTCGAGGACCTGCCGAAGCTTGGCGCCGAGATCGAAGCGATGCTGTTCGGCGCTATCAGCCTGATTTCGGAGCCCGCGGGATCGGCCTATGAGGAGTTCATGCGGCGCGAGCACGACAGCCGTGTGATGATGCTCGATCCAAACATCCGGCCGAACTTCATCCCGGACAAGGCCAAGCATCTCAGACGCATCCGCGAGATGATGGCGATGGCCGACATCGTCAAACTATCCGACGAGGACCTCAACTGGTTCGACGAGGCGGGCTCGCATGAGGACGTCGTGCGCAACTGGCTGGATCGCGGCCCCAGCCTGATCGTCGTTACCCATGGCAGCGAAGGCGCGGTCGGCTACAGCAAGGAGCACAAGGTCACGGTCGTGCCGCAGAAGGTGAAGGTGGTCGACACGGTTGGCGCCGGCGACACCTTCAATGCCGGCATCCTCGCCTCACTGCATGAGCAGGGCCTGCTCACCAAGGCGGCGATCGGCAGCCTGTCGGAGGACGCGATCCGCAAAGCGTTGGAACTCGGCTCGAAGGCAGCCGCAGTGACCGTGTCGCGGGCCGGCGCCAACCCGCCCTGGCGGCACGAAATCGCCTGA